A region of the Romboutsia hominis genome:
TAGTCTTCGGTAAGTGCAATACCCCCTAGGACATTCAGTGCTCTACCTCCGTTTCTCTAAGCTCAAGGCTAGCCCTAAAGCTATTTCGGGGAGAACCAGCTATCTCCGGGCTCGATTGGAATTTCACCGCTATCCACAAGTCATCCCCGAGCTTTTCAACGCTCGTGGGTTCGGTCCTCCACGAAATTTTACTTTCGCTTCAACCTGCTCATGGATAGGTCGCCCGGTTTCGGGTCTACGTCAAGTAACTTAAATCGCCCATTTAAGACTCGCTTTCGCTACGGCTCCACACCTTAAGTGCTTAACCTTGCTACTTAACGTAACTCGTTGGCCCGTTCTACAAAAAGTACGCGGTCACACAAGTAATGTGCTCCCACAGCTTGTAAGTGCAGGGTTTCAGGTTCTATTTCACTCCCCTCCCGGGGTTCTTTTCACCTTTCCCTCACGGTACTATGCGCTATCGGTCACTAGGTAGTATTTAGGCTTGGAGGATGGTCCCTCCTGCTTCCCACAGGGTTTCACGTGTCCCGTGGTACTCTGGATCATATCTATCGAATTATCGTTTCAACTACGTGGCTGTTACACTTTATAGCGGAGCTTTCCAACTCTCTTCATCTACGATGACCTCGACCTTGATGATATGTCCGCAACCCCAACAAAGAAAACTTTGTTGGTTTGGCCTGTTCCGCGTTCGCTCGCCGCTACTTACGGAATCGATTTTTCTTTCTCTTCCTCCAGGTACTTAGATGTTTCAGTTCCCCGGGTTCCCCTCGCTAAGCTATGTATTCACTTAACGATACTTAGACATTACTCTAAGTGAGTTTCCTCATTCGGAAATCTTCGGATCAAAGTTTACGTGCAACTCCCCGAAGCTTATCGCAGCTTATCACGTCCTTCATCGGCTCCTAGTGCCAAGGCATCCGCCCTGCACCCTTAATAACTTGACCAGTTATTAAAGTTATTTTAAAGACTTTTCTTGTCTATTTATAAAAAATGATGTCATATCACTAAATGTTATACAGTTTTCAAAGTACTATCTTGAGGTTCTAATGAACTCTCAAAATTAAACAGTAGGCAATTCTCCTTAGAAAGGAGGTGATCCAGCCGCACCTTCCGATACGGCTACCTTGTTACGACTTCACCCCAGTTATTGATTTCACCTTCGACGGACGCTTCCAAAAGGTTAGCTATCCGGCTTCGGGCGCCCCCAACTTCCGTGGTGTGACGGGCGGTGTGTACAAGACCCGGGAACGCATTCACCGCAGCATTCTGATCTGCGATTACTAGTAACTCCAGCTTCATGTAGGCGAGTTTCAGCCTACAATCCGAACTGAGAATGGCTTTAAGGGATTAGCTCCACCTCACGGTTTGGCTGCCCTCTGTACCACCCATTGTAGCACGTGTGTAGCCCTAAGCATAAGGGGCATGATGATTTGACGTCATCCCCACCTTCCTCCAGGTTATCCCTGGCAGTCCCTCTAGAGTGCCCAACTTAATGATGGCAACTAAAGGCAAGGGTTGCGCTCGTTGCGGGACTTAACCCAACATCTCACGACACGAGCTGACGACAACCATGCACCACCTGTCACTTCTGTCCCCGAAGGGAAAGATGCGATTAGGCATCGGTCAAAAGGATGTCAAGCTTAGGTAAGGTTCTTCGCGTTGCTTCGAATTAAACCACATGCTCCGCTACTTGTGCGGGTCCCCGTCAATTCCTTTGAGTTTCACTCTTGCGAGCGTACTTCCCAGGCGGAGTACTTAATGCGTTAGCTGCGCCACCGAAGGGGGTAACCTCCGACAGCTAGTACTCATCGTTTACGGCGTGGACTACCAGGGTATCTAATCCTGTTTGCTCCCCACGCTTTCGTGCCTCAGCGTCAGTTACAGTCCAGAGAGCCGCCTTCGCAACTGGTATTCCTCCTAATATCTACGCATTTCACCGCTACACTAGGAATTCTACTCTCCTCTCCTGCACTCAAGTCTTACAGTTTCAAGAGCTTACTACGGTTGAGCCGTAGCCTTTCACTCCTGACTTGAAAGACCGCCTACGCACCCTTTACGCCCAGTAATTCCGGATAACGCTAGCCCCCTACGTATTACCGCGGCTGCTGGCACGTAGTTAGCCGGGGCTTCCTCCTCAAGTACCGTCATTATCTTCCTTGAGGACAGAGCTTTACGACCCGAAGGCCTTCATCGCTCACGCGGCGTTGCTGCATCAGGCTTTCGCCCATTGTGCAATATTCCCCACTGCTGCCTCCCGTAGGAGTTTGGACCGTGTCTCAGTTCCAATGTGGCCGATCACCCTCTCAGGTCGGCTACTGATCGTCGCCTTGGTAAGCCGTTACCTTACCAACTAGCTAATCAGACGCGGGTCCATCCTGTACCGCAAAAACTTTGATAAGAAAGCCATGCGACTCTCCCATATTATCTCGTATTAGCATACCTTTCGGTATGTTATCCGTGTGTACAGGGCAGGTTACCCACGCGTTACTCACCCGTCCGCCGCTCTTTACCGAAGTAAATCGCTCGACTTGCATGTGTTAGGCACGCCGCCAGCGTTCATCCTGAGCCAGGATCAAACTCTCAAATAAAAGTTGTTACCTGCTCAGACTATCATTATCTGAATATCTGGCTTGGTTTGTTTTCGATTCTTTTAAGAATCAGTTATATAAATTAACCTACTGTTTAATTTTCAAAGTTCATTTTCTCGACTTACTTATCTTACCAGGTTATTAACCTTTAGTCAAGAATTTCTTTCGTTTTATTTTTCGTCCGTATCTCTTGGACAAGTAATACTTTATCATCTTTCTAACTATTAGTCAATATATTTTTTAAATTTATTTGTATAGGATTTTACTAACATTATTAACAGTGTTAGATTAAGTAAAACTCTTTCAATCCATTTTTTATCCACATTATCAACTAATTTATTAACTTTTTTAAAATTTTATCTAAGTCAAAATAAACAATAAAAAGTTTACTTTAATTAAGCAATGCATCAGCAAAGCGCTATGTCATAACGCCTTATCCCATTACATAAAAAAGCATAGATTAATCTATGCTATTATATTACTTATTATTAAATAAATGTATTTATACTTTCTTAATTTATATATTTGTAAAATATTTTATTTAAAAATATAGAGTTAATATATGAAGTAATCCCAAACCCAATTACCATATAAAAAAATAATATATATCCAAAATAATCAACTAATAAAAACGTCAATACTATACATAATAAATTCATCGTCAACATTATTATTGTATAAGGTAGATTATGTATTGATATAAGAATAGAATTTACTATGGTATTTTTTATAGTGTTATTAAATTTAGATATAATAGGAAATACATATGTAAAGTTAAATAAATATATTATTCCTACTATCGTAGATATAAGCTTTAACATTATCCCCAAAGTTTTATCAGATATTAAATTAGATATGTGAAAATCTAGTAATAATACACTTCCAACTACTATCATTAATATCCATACTACAGTGCTAATTTTAAAATTCTCTTTAAATCTTTTTATAAACTCTTTAGTAACATTTACATCTTCATTTTTAACCTTTTTTAAAGTTACAGAATATGTCGCTGTTAAAGATGCTCCTATTGTTATAACTGGTATACTAAAAACTATGAATAAAAAATTTAACACTACTATATCTGTTATATTATCTAACGTTTCCCAAAACTTGCCATCATATCTAAATAAATTATCCATAAAAAATCCTTTCTATTAGTTGTAATCATTACTTAAAATTATTCTTATTTTCCAAATTTATTTATCTAATTTAGAAGTTGATTGTCTTACAAGCAATTTTCCTTCAAAGATTTTATGTTGATTTTTACTTTTCTTATTAATTAAGTCAAATAATATCTTAGTGGTCTCCTTTGCCATTTCCTCAATAGGTTGGCGTATTGTTGTTATAGATGGATTATAATAATATGTAATATCTAATCCATCAAATCCTACAACAGAGTAATCTTCTGGTATCCTTTTTCCAGACTCTAGTATAGCTTTACATGCTCCAATAGCCATACTATCAGAAATTGCATAAATAGCAGTAAATTCTTCTTTAGAGTTTATAAGCTCTTTAGTTAGATTATATCCATTCTCCATACTATATGAATTAGGGCTATCCCAGGTATATCTAATTAAATTTTCATTTATTGGAATATTTCTACTTCTTAAAGACTTTCTGTATCCTTCTAAACGTAAATTACTTATACTCATATCTGTACTATATGATGCTAGAATTGCAATTTTTTTATGTCCATTATCACATAAAAAGTCTACTATCTTTTTACTTTCATATACGTCATCAACCGATACTGATGAATATAAATTCTTATCTACATTATCTGTTATAGCTATTGTACTTAGTACAAATGGTATTTTTATTTCTTGTAACTTATCCTCTTGGTGTGAAAAAGATCCACCTAAAAATACTATTCCTTTTAATCTTTTTTCTTTTATAAGCTCTAAAGCTACCTCGACCTCATCTTGACTAGAGTCTACTCTATGTAATATAAATGTATATTTTCTATTTTGTATTTCTTCTTCAAATACTTTTATCATATTTTGAAAAAATGGGTTATCTATACCTTTTATTAATACTCCTATAGTTTTCGTATCTGAAAGTTTTAAATTTCTGGCACTATTATTAGGAATAAAGTTACTTTCTTTTATTACTTCCATAATCATTCGTCTAGTTTCTTCATTTATATCTGGATGATTATTGATAGCCCTTGATACCGTACTTACTCCTACGCCACATTTTTTTGCTATATCTTTAATTGTGATTGCCTTCATATCAACGGCTTCCTTTCAATTTAATATTTTAATGCATTAACACATCACATAATATATTTCAAAATTATTTTCTTCCATATAGCTTTGTTAACATCCTTATTTTTTTTATTAAATTTTTAGAGAAACAATTTGGATTCATTCTCCATTTCCAGTTATCCCCTAATGTAGATGGTATATTTATTCTAGCTTCATTACCTAATCCTAAATAGTCCTGAACGGGTATTATACAAGTATTAGCTACACTTCTCATAGCTAAGCATATAAAATCCCAATGTATCTCATTTCCCCTAGTATATTTATTATTCATATAATTAACACACATTCTTTTATCTTGCGGATTAATTTTCTCATACCACCCTTTAATTGTACTATTATCATGAGTTCCTGTATATACTATACAATTTTTGTCATAATTATGAGGTAAATAATCACTTTCTTCCCTTGAATCAAAAGCAAACTGTAGTATTTTCATACCTGGGTATCCTGTATCTTTTAAAAGCTGTTTAACACTTTCTGTTAAAAAACCTAGATCTTCTGCTATTATTTCTACATCTCCTAGCTTTTCTTTTATATATTTAAATAAATCTAAACCTGGACCTTTTTTCCACGATCCATTTATGGCCGTTTTTTCTCCATATGGTATAGAATAATACTCATCAAAACCTCTAAAATGATCTATCCTTACAACATCATATAATTTATGAGAATACTCTATTCTTTTAATCCACCACTCATACTCTGTATATTTATGATATTCCCAATAATACAGTGGATTTCCCCATAATTGGCCTGTTTCAGAAAAACCATCTGGAGGACAACCCGCTACAGCTGTAGGAATACAATCCTTATCTAATTGAAACAACTCTGGATTAGCCCATGTATCAGAGCTATCTAAAGCTACATATATAGGTATATCTCCTATTATTGATATTCCTTTTTCATTTGCATAAGCTTTAAGTTTACTCCATTGTTTAGTGAATAGATATTGTTGATACTTATAAAATGTAATATCATCTTTTAGATTTTCTTCATATTTCAATATAGCTTCTTCTTTTCTTGATCTAATATCATCATCCCACTCTATCCATGACTTTGAGCTAAAAGAATCTTTTATAGACATATATAGCGCATAATCGTGTAACCACCACTTATTTATTTCACAGTATTCTTTAAATATTTTATTTTTACTTATGTTACTTCTTTCATAAGCCTTTTTTAAAATTTTAAATCTTGATAAATATATTTTTTCATAATCTATATATTCATTGTTACTTCCCCAGTCATAACTATTACATTCTTCTTCAGATAAAAGCCCTTCTTTAACCAATTCATCTAAATCTATAAAGTATGGGTTTCCTGCAAAAGTTGAGAATGATTGGTAAGGAGAATCACCATACCCTGTAGGTCCTAGAGGCAGTATTTGCCATAGACTCTGACCTGCTTTTTCTAATATATCTACAAAATCATAAGCTTCTTTTGAAAAACTACCTATTCCATATTTTGAGGGTAAACTTGAAATAGGTAGCAACATTCCACTTCTTCTCATAATCTCTCTCCTCTACCCCTTATATTATCCTTTAACAGCACCAGCAACTACTCCTTCTATTATGTGCTTTTGACATATTAAATAGAAAATTATAATAGGAATGATTGCTAATACTAACATAGCCATCATCGCACCCATATCTCTATTTCCATTAGAACCTACTAACATTTGAATTACTACTGGTATAGTTTTGTATTTTGTAGATAAACCTATAACTAAATAAGGTAGTAAGTAGTCATTCCATATCCACATAGCATTTAGTATGGCAACAGTGATTGCAGTTGGTTTTAAAATAGGAAGCACTATGTAAAAATAAGTTTGTAAAGGATTACATCCATCTATCATAGCAGCTTCTTCTATTTCTAGTGGAATTGATTTTATAAAACCACTAAACATAAATATCGATAATCCTGATCCAAATCCTAAATATAACGCTACCATACCTAACGGATTTGCTAGGTGTAAAGTATCAGCTAACTTTACCATCGGGAACATTACCATCTGAAAAGGTACTATCATAGAAAATACAAATAAGTAATACAACACACTTGTAAATTTACTCTTTACTCTTGTAATGTAATATGCTGTCATAGAAGTAAAAAGTAAAATTACTACTACTGACATTATTGTAATAAAAAATGACCATCCAATAGCACTTAAAAACCCTGTTTTCTGTAAACCATTAATATAATTTGTGATACCTACAAATGTTTCTGCCGTAGGTAAGGAAAAAGGATTGTCACTTATAAAGAATTTTCCCTTAAATGAATTTACAACTATAAATATAATCGGTGCTAAAAATACTACTACTAATGCACAAAGTATGATAAATACTATATTGTCTCCTACATTCTTTTTTCTAGCCATTGTGTTTTGCATTACTGTTCAACCTCCTTCTTTCTAGTGAAGTATAATTGAGAAAGAGCTATTACCGCTACTATAACAAAGAATATAACTGCCTTAGCTTGACCAACACCCTCATAATTATTTCTTCCATAGAATGTATTAACTATATTAAGAGCTAGCATTTCTGTTTTATGCATTGGGGCTCCATTAGTTAATGCTAAGTTTTGGTCAAATAACTTAAAGCTATTTGATAAAGTTAAAAAAGTACAAATTGTAATAGATGGCATTACCATTGGTATAGTTACATTTTTTAGTGTCTGCCATTTTGTTGCTCCATCAATTTTTGCTGACTCTATTAATTCATTAGGCACACTTTGAAGCCCAGCTATATAAATAATCATCATATACCCTATCATTTGCCAATTCATAAGTATAATTAATCCTATAAAGCCATACTTTTGATTAGCAACAAGAGTCGTTCCATAATTAGCTAAAAATGAATTTATCATAGACTGCCAAGTATACCCAAGAACTATCCCACCTATTAAGTTTGGCATGAAAAATACAGTTCTGAAAAAGTTTGTCCCTCTTATCTTTTTTGTTAAAAAATAAGCAAGGGTAAATGCAAGTATGTTAACTGTTATAATAGATATAATTGTAAATATCGTAGTAAATCCAAAAGCCTCAACAAACCCTTGACCTGCTGAAAAAGCCTTTTTATAGTTTTCTATTCCCACAAATGTTGCATCACTTATTGTAATAAACTCACAAAAAGATAAATATAAACCTGTTATAAAAGGAATTATAAATGCAATAGAAAATGCAATCAGAGTTGGAATTAGGAATATCGGAAAGTATTTTTTTAGTGCTTTTTGCATAATGTTCCCCCTAATATTAAT
Encoded here:
- a CDS encoding YesL family protein; translation: MDNLFRYDGKFWETLDNITDIVVLNFLFIVFSIPVITIGASLTATYSVTLKKVKNEDVNVTKEFIKRFKENFKISTVVWILMIVVGSVLLLDFHISNLISDKTLGIMLKLISTIVGIIYLFNFTYVFPIISKFNNTIKNTIVNSILISIHNLPYTIIMLTMNLLCIVLTFLLVDYFGYILFFYMVIGFGITSYINSIFLNKIFYKYIN
- a CDS encoding LacI family DNA-binding transcriptional regulator — protein: MKAITIKDIAKKCGVGVSTVSRAINNHPDINEETRRMIMEVIKESNFIPNNSARNLKLSDTKTIGVLIKGIDNPFFQNMIKVFEEEIQNRKYTFILHRVDSSQDEVEVALELIKEKRLKGIVFLGGSFSHQEDKLQEIKIPFVLSTIAITDNVDKNLYSSVSVDDVYESKKIVDFLCDNGHKKIAILASYSTDMSISNLRLEGYRKSLRSRNIPINENLIRYTWDSPNSYSMENGYNLTKELINSKEEFTAIYAISDSMAIGACKAILESGKRIPEDYSVVGFDGLDITYYYNPSITTIRQPIEEMAKETTKILFDLINKKSKNQHKIFEGKLLVRQSTSKLDK
- the malQ gene encoding 4-alpha-glucanotransferase; the protein is MRRSGMLLPISSLPSKYGIGSFSKEAYDFVDILEKAGQSLWQILPLGPTGYGDSPYQSFSTFAGNPYFIDLDELVKEGLLSEEECNSYDWGSNNEYIDYEKIYLSRFKILKKAYERSNISKNKIFKEYCEINKWWLHDYALYMSIKDSFSSKSWIEWDDDIRSRKEEAILKYEENLKDDITFYKYQQYLFTKQWSKLKAYANEKGISIIGDIPIYVALDSSDTWANPELFQLDKDCIPTAVAGCPPDGFSETGQLWGNPLYYWEYHKYTEYEWWIKRIEYSHKLYDVVRIDHFRGFDEYYSIPYGEKTAINGSWKKGPGLDLFKYIKEKLGDVEIIAEDLGFLTESVKQLLKDTGYPGMKILQFAFDSREESDYLPHNYDKNCIVYTGTHDNSTIKGWYEKINPQDKRMCVNYMNNKYTRGNEIHWDFICLAMRSVANTCIIPVQDYLGLGNEARINIPSTLGDNWKWRMNPNCFSKNLIKKIRMLTKLYGRK
- a CDS encoding carbohydrate ABC transporter permease, whose amino-acid sequence is MQNTMARKKNVGDNIVFIILCALVVVFLAPIIFIVVNSFKGKFFISDNPFSLPTAETFVGITNYINGLQKTGFLSAIGWSFFITIMSVVVILLFTSMTAYYITRVKSKFTSVLYYLFVFSMIVPFQMVMFPMVKLADTLHLANPLGMVALYLGFGSGLSIFMFSGFIKSIPLEIEEAAMIDGCNPLQTYFYIVLPILKPTAITVAILNAMWIWNDYLLPYLVIGLSTKYKTIPVVIQMLVGSNGNRDMGAMMAMLVLAIIPIIIFYLICQKHIIEGVVAGAVKG
- a CDS encoding carbohydrate ABC transporter permease, with translation MQKALKKYFPIFLIPTLIAFSIAFIIPFITGLYLSFCEFITISDATFVGIENYKKAFSAGQGFVEAFGFTTIFTIISIITVNILAFTLAYFLTKKIRGTNFFRTVFFMPNLIGGIVLGYTWQSMINSFLANYGTTLVANQKYGFIGLIILMNWQMIGYMMIIYIAGLQSVPNELIESAKIDGATKWQTLKNVTIPMVMPSITICTFLTLSNSFKLFDQNLALTNGAPMHKTEMLALNIVNTFYGRNNYEGVGQAKAVIFFVIVAVIALSQLYFTRKKEVEQ